A genomic window from Salvelinus namaycush isolate Seneca chromosome 21, SaNama_1.0, whole genome shotgun sequence includes:
- the fam169b gene encoding protein FAM169B isoform X1, translating to MESNRTSQTQKTGEITEIYPIDLPDLDYRELSSTSENILTSLASNTYEGERWFLPSNGSKVEVTHDNVSRLQLFGDDDPPCTLLTLHMPADGTQVVALNLHGKWWSLNDVLKTSIKSRSGLVMVQSVMERVILFLLSQIIFGVLERPSGEEIYFSPHPMREFGKILWHNGEAVGFYTIKKKGSLCDGFTRRSYQLSVLDTVFVRTQWRRSGLALQILADFCKSLPNEEVIGISCPITPSMIKVCSKYLLMHQDQRDRLYEVEAPGCWGQRRNIWLNIQLNRSTNSSSDEQCPTTLNKEKRNYK from the exons ATGGAATCCAATCGGACCTCGCAAACACAGAAGACAG GGGAAATCACGGAAATATATCCCATTGACCTCCCAGATCTAGATTACAGGGAACTAAGTTCAACCTCTGAAAACATATTGACCTCCCTGGCGTCAAACACCTATGAAGGAGAGCGTTGGTTTCTACCCTCAAATGGCTCAAAG GTGGAGGTGACACATGACAACGTGAGCAGACTCCAGCTGTTCGGTGATGATGATCCACCTTGCACTCTGCTGACTCTGCACATGCCTGCAGATGGAACTCAAG TGGTGGCCCTGAACCTGCATGGAAAGTGGTGGTCTTTAAATGATGTTTTGAAGACATCCATCAAATCCAGATCTGGTCTTGTGATG GTGCAGTCTGTTATGGAGAGAGTGATACTTTTCCTGCTTAGTCAAATCATTTTTGGAGTTTTGGAGAGGCCTTCAGGGGAAGAGATTTACTTCTCACCTCACCCAATGAGGGAATTTGGCAAAATTCTATGGCATAATGGAGAGGCAGTTGGATTCTACACCATCAAAAAGAAAG gaagtctgtgTGATGGATTCACTCGTCGAAGCTATCAGCTTTCTGTCCTTGACACTGTGTTTGTGAGGACTCAGTGGAGGAGGAGTGGTCTGGCACTGCAGATCCTGGCAGACTTCTGTAAATCCCTCCCCAACGAGGAAGTGATAGGAATCAGCTGTCCCATAACCCCAAGTATGATTAAAG TGTGCAGCAAGTATCTGCTGATGCACCAGGACCAAAGGGACCGGCTCTATGAGGTGGAAGCTCCTGGGTGCTGGGGCCAGAGACGGAACATATGGCTCAACATACAGCTCAACCGAAGCACAAACA GCTCAAGTGATGAGCAATGTCCAACAACATTGAACAAGGAGAAGAGAAACTATAAATAA
- the fam169b gene encoding protein FAM169B isoform X4, producing the protein MESNRTSQTQKTGEITEIYPIDLPDLDYRELSSTSENILTSLASNTYEGERWFLPSNGSKVEVTHDNVSRLQLFGDDDPPCTLLTLHMPADGTQVVALNLHGKWWSLNDVLKTSIKSRSGLVMVQSVMERVILFLLSQIIFGVLERPSGEEIYFSPHPMREFGKILWHNGEAVGFYTIKKKGSLCDGFTRRSYQLSVLDTVFVRTQWRRSGLALQILADFCKSLPNEEVIGISCPITPSMIKVCSKYLLMHQDQRDRLYEVEAPGCWGQRRNIWLNIQLNRSTNSEALPRFGSGCTNAKAQVMSNVQQH; encoded by the exons ATGGAATCCAATCGGACCTCGCAAACACAGAAGACAG GGGAAATCACGGAAATATATCCCATTGACCTCCCAGATCTAGATTACAGGGAACTAAGTTCAACCTCTGAAAACATATTGACCTCCCTGGCGTCAAACACCTATGAAGGAGAGCGTTGGTTTCTACCCTCAAATGGCTCAAAG GTGGAGGTGACACATGACAACGTGAGCAGACTCCAGCTGTTCGGTGATGATGATCCACCTTGCACTCTGCTGACTCTGCACATGCCTGCAGATGGAACTCAAG TGGTGGCCCTGAACCTGCATGGAAAGTGGTGGTCTTTAAATGATGTTTTGAAGACATCCATCAAATCCAGATCTGGTCTTGTGATG GTGCAGTCTGTTATGGAGAGAGTGATACTTTTCCTGCTTAGTCAAATCATTTTTGGAGTTTTGGAGAGGCCTTCAGGGGAAGAGATTTACTTCTCACCTCACCCAATGAGGGAATTTGGCAAAATTCTATGGCATAATGGAGAGGCAGTTGGATTCTACACCATCAAAAAGAAAG gaagtctgtgTGATGGATTCACTCGTCGAAGCTATCAGCTTTCTGTCCTTGACACTGTGTTTGTGAGGACTCAGTGGAGGAGGAGTGGTCTGGCACTGCAGATCCTGGCAGACTTCTGTAAATCCCTCCCCAACGAGGAAGTGATAGGAATCAGCTGTCCCATAACCCCAAGTATGATTAAAG TGTGCAGCAAGTATCTGCTGATGCACCAGGACCAAAGGGACCGGCTCTATGAGGTGGAAGCTCCTGGGTGCTGGGGCCAGAGACGGAACATATGGCTCAACATACAGCTCAACCGAAGCACAAACAGTGAGGCCCTCCCTAGGTTTGGATCAGGGTGTACCAATGCAAAG GCTCAAGTGATGAGCAATGTCCAACAACATTGA
- the fam169b gene encoding protein FAM169B isoform X3 produces MKESVGFYPQMAQRSITCQIEPLHQVEVTHDNVSRLQLFGDDDPPCTLLTLHMPADGTQVVALNLHGKWWSLNDVLKTSIKSRSGLVMVQSVMERVILFLLSQIIFGVLERPSGEEIYFSPHPMREFGKILWHNGEAVGFYTIKKKGSLCDGFTRRSYQLSVLDTVFVRTQWRRSGLALQILADFCKSLPNEEVIGISCPITPSMIKVCSKYLLMHQDQRDRLYEVEAPGCWGQRRNIWLNIQLNRSTNSEALPRFGSGCTNAKAQVMSNVQQH; encoded by the exons ATGAAGGAGAGCGTTGGTTTCTACCCTCAAATGGCTCAAAG ATCTATCACCTGCCAAATTGAACCCCTTCATCAGGTGGAGGTGACACATGACAACGTGAGCAGACTCCAGCTGTTCGGTGATGATGATCCACCTTGCACTCTGCTGACTCTGCACATGCCTGCAGATGGAACTCAAG TGGTGGCCCTGAACCTGCATGGAAAGTGGTGGTCTTTAAATGATGTTTTGAAGACATCCATCAAATCCAGATCTGGTCTTGTGATG GTGCAGTCTGTTATGGAGAGAGTGATACTTTTCCTGCTTAGTCAAATCATTTTTGGAGTTTTGGAGAGGCCTTCAGGGGAAGAGATTTACTTCTCACCTCACCCAATGAGGGAATTTGGCAAAATTCTATGGCATAATGGAGAGGCAGTTGGATTCTACACCATCAAAAAGAAAG gaagtctgtgTGATGGATTCACTCGTCGAAGCTATCAGCTTTCTGTCCTTGACACTGTGTTTGTGAGGACTCAGTGGAGGAGGAGTGGTCTGGCACTGCAGATCCTGGCAGACTTCTGTAAATCCCTCCCCAACGAGGAAGTGATAGGAATCAGCTGTCCCATAACCCCAAGTATGATTAAAG TGTGCAGCAAGTATCTGCTGATGCACCAGGACCAAAGGGACCGGCTCTATGAGGTGGAAGCTCCTGGGTGCTGGGGCCAGAGACGGAACATATGGCTCAACATACAGCTCAACCGAAGCACAAACAGTGAGGCCCTCCCTAGGTTTGGATCAGGGTGTACCAATGCAAAG GCTCAAGTGATGAGCAATGTCCAACAACATTGA
- the fam169b gene encoding protein FAM169B isoform X2, whose translation MESNRTSQTQKTDLDYRELSSTSENILTSLASNTYEGERWFLPSNGSKVEVTHDNVSRLQLFGDDDPPCTLLTLHMPADGTQVVALNLHGKWWSLNDVLKTSIKSRSGLVMVQSVMERVILFLLSQIIFGVLERPSGEEIYFSPHPMREFGKILWHNGEAVGFYTIKKKGSLCDGFTRRSYQLSVLDTVFVRTQWRRSGLALQILADFCKSLPNEEVIGISCPITPSMIKVCSKYLLMHQDQRDRLYEVEAPGCWGQRRNIWLNIQLNRSTNSEALPRFGSGCTNAKAQVMSNVQQH comes from the exons ATGGAATCCAATCGGACCTCGCAAACACAGAAGACAG ATCTAGATTACAGGGAACTAAGTTCAACCTCTGAAAACATATTGACCTCCCTGGCGTCAAACACCTATGAAGGAGAGCGTTGGTTTCTACCCTCAAATGGCTCAAAG GTGGAGGTGACACATGACAACGTGAGCAGACTCCAGCTGTTCGGTGATGATGATCCACCTTGCACTCTGCTGACTCTGCACATGCCTGCAGATGGAACTCAAG TGGTGGCCCTGAACCTGCATGGAAAGTGGTGGTCTTTAAATGATGTTTTGAAGACATCCATCAAATCCAGATCTGGTCTTGTGATG GTGCAGTCTGTTATGGAGAGAGTGATACTTTTCCTGCTTAGTCAAATCATTTTTGGAGTTTTGGAGAGGCCTTCAGGGGAAGAGATTTACTTCTCACCTCACCCAATGAGGGAATTTGGCAAAATTCTATGGCATAATGGAGAGGCAGTTGGATTCTACACCATCAAAAAGAAAG gaagtctgtgTGATGGATTCACTCGTCGAAGCTATCAGCTTTCTGTCCTTGACACTGTGTTTGTGAGGACTCAGTGGAGGAGGAGTGGTCTGGCACTGCAGATCCTGGCAGACTTCTGTAAATCCCTCCCCAACGAGGAAGTGATAGGAATCAGCTGTCCCATAACCCCAAGTATGATTAAAG TGTGCAGCAAGTATCTGCTGATGCACCAGGACCAAAGGGACCGGCTCTATGAGGTGGAAGCTCCTGGGTGCTGGGGCCAGAGACGGAACATATGGCTCAACATACAGCTCAACCGAAGCACAAACAGTGAGGCCCTCCCTAGGTTTGGATCAGGGTGTACCAATGCAAAG GCTCAAGTGATGAGCAATGTCCAACAACATTGA